The following coding sequences are from one Eleginops maclovinus isolate JMC-PN-2008 ecotype Puerto Natales chromosome 11, JC_Emac_rtc_rv5, whole genome shotgun sequence window:
- the LOC134872697 gene encoding E3 ubiquitin-protein ligase TRIM39-like: MAANEGLMNEDQFLCPICLEVFTEPVATPCGHNFCKTCISRNWDMNVPNQCPVCKELFLTRPKLRVNTLISQMAAQLRQTAQQKPTHSEPQPTRSEGITCDVCTGTKLKALKSCLVCLASFCETHLEPHLTFSGLKNHQLIDPVEDLEGRVCKMHHKPLELFCKTDHTCVCMLCMLLDHKTHDVVPLKGEYEGRKTQLGKLEDEIHQMIQERQLKIDSITRTVELSNKAAEKEIADGVRVYTALKESVESGLAELIDTIKAKQRPTQKQAEGVIQELELEISKLMKRSAELEQLARSEDHHHLIETFPSLKVAPPTKNWIGVHVCLPSYEGAVGRAVDQLERTLCREMRKVLKAELERVQQYAVDVTLDPRTANPWLVLSEDGKQVRLGEVYKDLPDIPERFSFYASVLGKQSFTSGRFYYEVQVSGKTKWDLGVTRESIDRKRQITMSPQNGYWTVSLRNESDYKALDDERVSLSLRSQPEKVGVFVDYTECLVSFYDVDSAAFIYSFAGCSFTEKLYPFFNPCTNDGGQNAAPLIISPPPKVKVDLLRLYSRMRKNP; this comes from the coding sequence ATGGCTGCTAACGAAGGGCTAATGAATGAGGATCAGTTTTTGTGCCCCATCTGTCTGGAAGTGTTCACTGAACCAGTCGCCACACCATGTGGACACAACTTCTGCAAGACCTGTATCTCTAGAAACTGGGATATGAATGTCCCCAACCAGTGCCCAGTGTGTAAAGAGCTTTTTCTCACAAGACCGAAGCTACGTGTCAACACACTGATCTCTCAGATGGCTGCTCAGTTGAGACAGACGGCTCAACAGAAACCCACTCACTCAGAGCCACAACCGACCCGATCAGAGGGCATTACCTGTGACGTCTGCACTGGAACCAAACTGAAGGCCCTGAAGTCTTGCCTGGTGTGTTTAGCCTCCTTCTGTGAGACTCACCTGGAGCCTCACCTGACATTCAGCGGTCTGAAAAATCATCAGCTGATTGATCCTGTTGAGGACCTGGAAGGCAGGGTGTGTAAGATGCACCATAAGCCTCTGGAGCTGTTCTGCAAGACCGACCATACGTGTGTCTGTATGCTCTGCATGCTTTTAGACCACAAGACACATGATGTGGTTCCTCTGAAAGGAGAATATGAAGGAAGAAAGACACAACTAGGGAAGCTAGAGGATGAAATCCACCAAATGATTCAGGAGAGGCAGCTCAAGATAGACAGTATCACGCGTACAGTGGAGCTCAGTAATAAAGCGGCAGAGAAAGAGATAGCAGACGGGGTTCGGGTCTACACCGCTCTGAAGGAGTCTGTTGAGAGCGGCCTGGCGGAGCTCATCGACACAATCAAAGCCAAGCAGAGACCGACACAGAAACAGGCGGAAGGCGTCATCCAGGAGCTGGAACTAGAAATTTCTAAGCTGATGAAGAGGAGTGCTGAGTTGGAGCAGCTGGCCCGCTCCGAAGACCACCACCACCTCATTGAAACCTTCCCGTCCCTGAAGGTCGCTCCCCCCACCAAGAACTGGATAGGGGTCCATGTCTGTCTGCCATCATATGAGGGGGCTGTGGGGAGAGCTGTggatcagctggagaggaccctTTGTAGAGAGATGAGGAAGGTCTTGAAGGCGGAGCTTGAGAGGGTCCAGCAGTACGCGGTGGATGTGACTCTGGATCCACGAACAGCAAACCCCTGGCTCGTCCTGTCTGAGGACGGAAAACAAGTCCGACTGGGTGAGGTATATAAAGATCTCCCAGATATTCCAGAGAGGTTCTCTTTTTATGCCAGTGTTTTAGGAAAGCAGAGTTTCACTTCAGGGAGGTTTTACTACGAGGTTCAGGTCTCAGGGAAGACTAAGTGGGATTTAGGAGTGACCAGGGAGTCGATCGACAGGAAACGCCAGATCACCATGAGCCCTCAGAACGGTTACTGGACGGTGTCTCTGAGGAACGAGAGCGATTACAAAGCTCTGGATGACGAGCGGGTCAGTCTCTCTCTGAGGTCTCAGCCTGAGAAGGTGGGGGTGTTTGTGGACTATACGGAGTGTCTGGTCTCCTTCTACGACGTTGATTCTGCAGCGTTCATCTACTCCTTCGCCGGCTGCTCCTTCACTGAGAAACTCTACCCATTCTTCAACCCCTGCACTAATGACGGGGGTCAAAACGCCGCCCCTCTGATCATCAGCCCTCCGCCTAAAGTCAAGGTGGACTTATTGCGACTTTACTCGAGAATGCGAAAGAACCCGTga
- the LOC134872136 gene encoding olfactory receptor 8G17-like, with the protein MENYTFNSLTLQLEGLNVSKGYLYPAFLFILFSYLFIIVANVGIVVLVFIDKNLHQPMYLLFCNLPFNDILGNSILVPRLLIDILRPPSERLISYPECVLQAFTSHMFGTTCHTVLIIMAFDRYVAICNPLRYASIMTNKMVIKLTVSAWGVAFVMVGILLGLTIRLNRCRTMIESPYCDNAGLFKLSCESVFINNVYGLTFTVVLFTSSIGSMVITYSKITVVCLTSKSQSLNSKALKTCSTHLVVYLIMIFSGMSIIALHRFPQYSDYRKLCSILFHIVPGSLNPIVYGVQSKEIRRFLTNSFKSKKVLPSC; encoded by the coding sequence ATGGAAAACTACACCTTCAACAGCCTCACGCTCCAGCTGGAGGGGCTCAATGTTTCTAAAGGGTATCTGTACCCTGCCTTTCTGTTCATCTTGTTCTCTTACCTCTTTATAATTGTTGCAAATGTGGGGATTGTTGTTCTGGTTTTTATTGACAAGAACCTTCACCAGCCCATGTATCTTCTTTTCTGCAACCTGCCCTTTAATGATATCCTTGGGAACTCTATCTTAGTTCCTCGTTTGCTCATAGACATACTGAGGCCCCCCTCTGAACGCCTCATCAGTTATCCAGAGTGTGTGCTGCAAGCTTTTACCTCACATATGTTTGGGACCACCTGTCACACGGTGCTCATCATCATGGCTTTTGACAGATATGTGGCCATCTGTAACCCCCTGCGCTATGCGTCCATAATGACCAACAAGATGGTGATCAAGCTGACCGTTTCTGCCTGGGGAGTGGCCTTCGTTATGGTCGGGATTCTGCTGGGTCTGACCATACGGCTGAACCGATGTAGGACTATGATTGAAAGCCCTTACTGCGACAATGCCGGGCTGTTCAAACTGtcctgtgagagtgtgttcaTCAATAATGTGTATGGCCTCACGTTCACTGTGGTTCTGTTCACATCTTCAATCGGCAGCATGGTGATCACCTACAGTAAGATCACTGTGGTCTGTCTCACCAGTAAGAGCCAGTCTCTGAACAGTAAAGCCCTGAAGACCTGCAGCACTCACCTGGTTGTGTATCTGATCATGATTTTTAGTGGAATGTCTATCATTGCTCTGCATCGCTTCCCTCAGTACTCAGACTACAGAAAGCTCTGTAGCATTTTGTTCCACATCGTCCCCGGCAGCCTGAACCCCATCGTTTACGGAGTTCAGTCCAAAGAGATACGCAGATTCTTGACTAACTCTTTTAAGTCCAAGAAAGTTTTGCCATCATGTTAG
- the LOC134872698 gene encoding neuronal acetylcholine receptor subunit alpha-9-like yields MKLPCSGSSVYLLLLLCLPVCLAAHGRYAQKLLTDLFSNYTNALRPVEDTDHIINVTLQITLSQIIDMDERNQILTTYLWVRQVWNDAYLTWKKEDYDGLDTIRIPSSYVWRPDIVLYNSADDEFSSSMETNVVIRHDGHIMWDQPAITKSSCSVDVAFFPFDLQQCHFTFGSWTHNGNQMDLFNALDTADLTDFVPNVEWEVLGMPAKKNVILYGCCSEPYPDITFSLHLKRRASFYIFNLLIPCMMISFLAPLGFYLPADSGEKVSLGVTVLLALTVFQLLVAESMPPSESVPLIGKYYIATMTMVTASTALTIFIMNIHHCGPEARPVPQWAERFILNYLARICFVYEVGENCLGGAASRKQPQSQEESEARASNPKGTNWDVNGQVWAGRVEEDGAGDALKPSRDSSNQTEWKEDMFVTIDHSEEEGAAGGAQREESACGGGGEGGGGGEHVEEKTGVGGAEGGGGGAGDDRREVFVRAVCVCQHQGLRRNVEYIANSYQDQRAAQLRIGEWRKVAKVMDRFFMWLFFIMVFFMSILILGKAI; encoded by the exons TTTGCCTGGCGGCTCACGGTCGCTACGCTCAGAAGCTTCTGACGGACTTGTTCTCCAACTACACCAACGCCCTGCGTCCGGTGGAGGACACCGACCACATCATCAACGTCACGCTGCAGATCACTCTGTCCCAGATCATCGACATG GATGAGCGTAACCAGATCCTGACCACGTACCTGTGGGTCCGCCAGGTGTGGAATGACGCCTACCTCACGTGGAAGAAGGAGGACTATGATGGTCTCGACACCATCCGCATACCCAGCAGCTACGTGTGGAGGCCTGACATCGTTCTGTACAACAG TGCAGACGACGAGTTCTCCAGCTCCATGGAGACCAACGTGGTTATTCGTCACGACGGGCACATCATGTGGGACCAGCCGGCCATCACCAAAAGCTCCTGCTCCGTGGACGTGGCCTTCTTCCCCTTCGACCTGCAGCAGTGTCACTTTACTTTCGGATCCTGGACTCACAACGGCAACCAGATGGACTTGTTCAACGCCTTAGACACGGCAGACCTGACAGACTTTGTCCCCAATGTGGAGTGGGAG GTCCTGGGCATGCCCGCCAAGAAGAATGTGATCCTGTACGGTTGCTGTTCCGAACCGTACCCGGACATCACCTTCAGCCTCCACCTGAAGAGACGCGCCTCCTTCTACATCTTCAACCTCCTCATCCCCTGCATGATGATTTCCTTCCTGGCGCCGTTGGGCTTCTACCTGCCGGCTGATTCTGGTGAAAAGGTTTCCCTGGGTGTCACCGTGCTGCTGGCCCTCACCGTGTTTCAGCTTCTGGTGGCTGAGAGCATGCCCCCCTCCGAGAGCGTCCCACTGATAG GAAAGTACTACATCGCCACCATGACGATGGTCACCGCATCCACAGCGCTCACCATCTTCATCATGAACATCCACCACTGCGGCCCAGAGGCCCGTCCGGTCCCCCAGTGGGCCGAGCGGTTCATCCTGAACTACCTCGCCCGCATCTGCTTCGTGTACGAGGTCGGGGAGAACTGCCTCGGGGGGGCTGCATCCAGGAAGCAGCCTCAGTCTCAGGAGGAGTCTGAAGCCCGGGCCAGCAACCCAAAAGGAACAAACTGGGATGTGAACGGGCAGGTGTGGGCcgggagggtggaggaggacggGGCGGGGGACGCTCTGAAGCCGAGCCGCGATTCAAGCAACCAGACCGAGTGGAAGGAGGACATGTTTGTGACCATCGACCACTCCGAGGAAGAAGGAGCCGCAGGAGGAGCTCAGCGGGAGGAGTCTgcctgtggaggaggaggagaaggaggaggaggaggtgagcaTGTGGAGGAAAAGACAGGCGTCGGAGGTGCAGAGGGGGGCGGAGGCGGAGCCGGGGACGACAGGAGGGAGGTGTTTGTgagagccgtgtgtgtgtgccagcacCAGGGACTACGCAGGAACGTGGAGTACATTGCCAACTCGTACCAGGACCAGCGGGCCGCTCAGCTGCGCATCGGGGAGTGGAGGAAGGTCGCCAAGGTCATGGACCGCTTCTTCATGTGGCTCTTCTTCATCATGGTCTTCTTCATGAGCATCCTGATCCTGGGGAAAGCCATCTGA
- the LOC134872320 gene encoding olfactory receptor 8G17-like, with protein MENYTFNSLTLQLEGLNVSKGYLYPAFLFILFSYLFIIVANVGIVVLVFIDKNLQQPMYLLLCNLPFNDILGNSILVPRLLIDILRPPSERLISYPECVLQAFTTHMFGTTCHTVLIIMAFDRYVAICNPLRYASIMTNKMVIKLTVSAWGVAFVMVGILLGLTIRLNRCRTMIESPYCDNAGLFKLSCESVFINNVYGLTFTVVLFTFSIGSMVITYSKITVVCLTSKSQSLNSKALKTCSTHLVVYLIMIFSGMSIIALHRFPQYSDYRKLSTVLFHIVPGSLNPIVYGVQSKEIRRFFSNLFRSKKVFALK; from the coding sequence ATGGAAAACTACACCTTCAACAGCCTCACGCTCCAGCTGGAGGGGCTCAATGTTTCTAAAGGGTATCTGTACCCTGCCTTTCTGTTCATCTTGTTCTCTTACCTCTTTATAATTGTTGCAAATGTGGGGATTGTTGTTCTGGTTTTTATTGACAAGAACCTTCAGCAGCCCATGTACCTTCTTCTGTGCAACCTGCCCTTTAATGATATCCTTGGGAACTCTATCTTAGTTCCTCGTTTGCTCATAGACATACTGAGGCCCCCCTCTGAGCGCCTCATCAGTTATCCAGAGTGTGTGCTGCAAGCTTTTACCACACACATGTTTGGGACCACCTGTCACACGGTGCTCATCATCATGGCTTTTGACAGATATGTGGCCATCTGTAACCCCCTGCGCTATGCGTCCATAATGACCAACAAGATGGTGATCAAGCTGACCGTTTCTGCCTGGGGAGTGGCCTTCGTTATGGTCGGGATTCTGCTGGGTCTGACCATACGGCTGAACCGATGTAGGACTATGATTGAAAGCCCTTACTGCGACAATGCCGGGCTGTTCAAACTGtcctgtgagagtgtgttcaTTAATAATGTGTATGGCCTCACGTTCACTGTGgttctgttcacattttcaatcGGCAGCATGGTGATCACCTACAGTAAGATCACTGTGGTCTGTCTCACCAGTAAGAGCCAGTCTCTGAACAGTAAAGCCCTGAAGACCTGCAGCACTCACCTGGTTGTGTATCTGATCATGATTTTTAGTGGAATGTCTATCATTGCTCTGCATCGCTTCCCTCAGTACTCAGACTACAGAAAACTTAGTACTGTTTTGTTCCACATCGTCCCCGGCAGCCTGAACCCCATCGTTTACGGTGTTCAGTCCAAAGAGATACGCAGGTTTTTCTCCAATTTATTTAGATCTAAGAAagtttttgcattaaaataa
- the LOC134872133 gene encoding olfactory receptor 52N4-like → MENYTYNSLTLQMEGLRVTNTNKYPIFFFLLSAYMFILLSNVGILILIWKERSLHQPMYLLFCNLSVNDVMGNSLLVPRVLSDIMVPPSERLIHYYECLVQAFTTHMFGTNAHTVLMVMAFDRYVAICNPLRYASIMNGTMVIKLTVSAWGVAFVLVAILLGMTIRLNRCRTLITNPYCDNASIFKLSCENVYANNVYGLMFTVVLLTASIGCVVLTYFKITAACLTSKSKSLNSKALKTCSTHLCLYLMMLISGFTIIILHRFPQYAEYRKIAAIMFNVVPGSLNPLIYGLQSKEIHKCLSNLYHFKRVKPSI, encoded by the coding sequence ATGGAGAACTATACCTACAACAGCCTCACGCTCCAGATGGAGGGGTTAAGGGTCACCAACACTAACAAGTATCCTATCTTCTTTTTCCTGCTCTCGGCCTACATGTTCATCCTATTATCCAACGTGGGCATTTTGATCCTGATCTGGAAAGAGAGGAGCCTCCACCAGCCGATGTACCTCCTGTTCTGTAACCTGTCAGTGAACGATGTCATGGGGAACTCTCTGCTTGTTCCCCGGGTGCTCTCGGACATCATGGTGCCGCCGTCTGAACGCCTCATTCATTACTACGAGTGTCTGGTGCAGGCGTTCACCACACACATGTTCGGCACCAACGCTCACACGGTGCTCATGGTTATGGCTTTTGACAGATACGTGGCCATCTGTAACCCCCTGCGCTATGCGTCCATAATGAACGGCACCATGGTGATCAAGCTGACCGTTTCTGCCTGGGGGGTGGCCTTTGTTCTAGTGGCCATTCTGCTCGGTATGACCATACGGCTGAACCGATGTCGGACTCTGATCACAAACCCTTACTGCGACAATGCCTCCATCTTCAAACTCTCCTGTGAGAATGTGTACGCCAACAACGTGTACGGCCTCATGTTCACGGTCGTCCTGCTCACGGCCTCTATCGGCTGTGTCGTCCTCACCTATTTCAAAATCACAGCTGCCTGTTTGACCAGTAAGAGCAAGTCTTTGAACAGCAAAGCCTTGAAGACCTGCAGCACTCACCTGTGTCTGTACCTCATGATGCTCATCAGTGGGTtcaccatcatcatcctccATCGCTTCCCCCAGTACGCAGAGTACAGGAAGATAGCGGCCATTATGTTTAACGTTGTTCCCGGCAGTCTGAACCCCCTCATCTACGGGCTGCAGTCCAAAGAAATACACAAGTGTTTGTCTAATTTATACCATTTTAAAAGAGTTAAACCCTCCATTTGA
- the LOC134872137 gene encoding LOW QUALITY PROTEIN: olfactory receptor 2K2-like (The sequence of the model RefSeq protein was modified relative to this genomic sequence to represent the inferred CDS: inserted 1 base in 1 codon), with the protein MTCCEGFPALVFSRAALFWMDNLTMVTPLKQPIVFELEGFYVPPGYGALLFFLALCNYVMLLLANGVVMCIIIIDKNLHRPMFVMVCHLVVCDLLGGTTVLPRFMVHFLTGQKRMTYIAAIAQAFCVHTYGFAMQTILGVMAYDRYIAVCEPLXYHAIMTSARLHSCCALAWAAAVVCIVVLFSFHVNAPLCGNSIRHVYCSNRAILNLACSPTPMNNIYGLSMSWCLNTSVFLIIAFTYLRILHATVKQGRSARSKAFQKCAPHLVVYVLYQTASVILIIIQRFPSLSQTIKRFFSILFIVIPPVINPIIYGLASKELRTSIVKHFYKCGSRSQKIGGV; encoded by the exons ATGACTTGTTGTGAGGGTTTTCCTGCACTTGTCTTTTCCAGAGCTGCACTGTTTTGGATGGACAACCTGACGATGGTAACTCCTCTCAAACAGCCCATTGTGTTTGAGCTGGAGGGCTTCTATGTTCCCCCCGGCTATGGCGCCCTCTTGTTCTTCCTGGCTCTGTGTAACTATGTGATGTTGCTGCTGGCGAATGGTGTGGTGATGTGCATCATTATCATCGACAAGAACCTGCACAGACCCATGTTTGTAATGGTCTGTCACCTGGTAGTGTGTGACCTGCTGGGGGGCACGACGGTGTTGCCTCGCTTCATGGTGCACTTCTTGACGGGCCAGAAGAGAATGACCTACATCGCAGCCATCGCCCAGGCCTTCTGTGTGCACACCTACGGCTTCGCAATGCAGACCATCCTGGGTGTGATGGCCTACGACAG gtACATCGCTGTGTGTGAACCCC AGTATCACGCCATCATGACCTCGGCCCGGCTGCACTCCTGCTGCGCCCTGGCCTGGGCTGCAGCTGTGGTGTGTATCGTTGTGCTTTTTTCCTTCCATGTGAACGCCCCGCTTTGTGGCAACAGCATCAGACACGTTTACTGTAGCAACCGTGCTATCCTGAACCTGGCCTGCAGTCCCACCCCAATGAACAACATCTATG GTCTGTCCATGAGCTGGTGTTTGAACACAAGCGTCTTCCTCATCATCGCTTTTACCTACCTCAGAATCCTGCATGCTACTGTAAAGCAAGGCAGATCTGCCCGCAGTAAGGCCTTCCAGAAGTGCGCCCCCCACCTCGTTGTGTACGTGCTCTACCAAACAGCTTCAGTGATTCTAATTATAATTCAAAGGTTCCCCTCGCTCTCGCAAACCATCAAGAGGTTCTTCAGCATCCTGTTTATTGTCATTCCACCAGTTATTAACCCCATCATCTACGGACTGGCCAGTAAGGAGCTGCGTACTAGCATCGTCAAGCACTTTTACAAATGTGGAAGTCGATCACAAAAGATTGGAGGAGTTTAA